Proteins co-encoded in one Alphaproteobacteria bacterium PA2 genomic window:
- a CDS encoding peptidase M15, with the protein MIEPARRLLAAIGSGIAISLSLLAPQAVAQSAFLQTPTIRPQYAAIVVDAATGEVLYAKRADSLRYPASITKVMTLYLTFDALSTGRLKPDDIVTISPRAAAQGPTKLGLPVGDTLTVSEAMQALAIKSANDIAVALAETLGGSESRFAAMMTLRAQDLGMTNTRFVNASGLPDSRQVSTARDIAILSRAVMRDYPQYYRLFTQQQFTFRGTVMNNHNGLLGRMQGVDGLKTGFTNASGYNLAVSAVRDNRRIVTVVLGGPSNALRDKTAERLMLTGFEVMGRRERGEKIMVAQNLFEPPPPPVYARPAPASNPDATAEKVYFTSAPAPTNLEKFQFVDPKTTTLHVSTRTDARPAERGRWAIQVGAFNSKSLAETQVQTIGRRFASLTRSAAPVVSEAGRKLWKAQFKGFDEAAARAACRTLKEKRQACLVVDPADGQTASLATTPTIRRLSADSSRLAEQSVPGRIDLRR; encoded by the coding sequence ATGATCGAGCCCGCCCGCCGCCTTTTGGCTGCAATCGGATCTGGCATCGCCATTTCCCTGTCGCTGCTTGCGCCGCAGGCCGTGGCGCAGAGCGCCTTCCTGCAGACGCCGACCATACGTCCACAGTACGCCGCCATTGTTGTAGACGCCGCCACAGGCGAGGTCCTCTATGCCAAGCGGGCGGACAGCCTGCGATATCCGGCTTCCATCACCAAGGTCATGACCCTCTATCTGACCTTTGACGCCCTTTCGACAGGGCGGCTAAAGCCCGACGACATTGTGACGATCTCGCCGCGTGCTGCTGCCCAGGGGCCGACAAAGCTGGGTCTGCCGGTCGGTGACACCCTCACCGTGTCGGAAGCCATGCAGGCCCTGGCCATCAAGTCGGCCAATGACATTGCAGTCGCCCTGGCCGAGACCCTGGGAGGATCGGAGAGCCGGTTCGCCGCCATGATGACCCTGAGGGCGCAGGATCTGGGCATGACCAATACCCGCTTCGTCAATGCATCGGGCCTGCCTGACAGCAGACAGGTCTCGACGGCCCGGGACATCGCCATCCTGTCCCGCGCCGTCATGCGCGACTATCCCCAGTATTATCGCCTCTTCACCCAGCAGCAGTTCACCTTCCGCGGAACCGTGATGAACAATCACAATGGCCTGCTGGGCCGTATGCAGGGGGTAGACGGCCTGAAGACCGGGTTCACAAACGCCTCGGGCTATAATCTTGCGGTCTCGGCCGTTCGGGATAACCGACGGATCGTGACCGTAGTCCTGGGCGGTCCGTCCAACGCCCTGCGGGACAAGACCGCTGAGCGCCTCATGCTGACCGGGTTCGAGGTCATGGGGCGTCGCGAGCGCGGCGAGAAGATCATGGTGGCCCAGAACCTGTTCGAACCGCCCCCGCCGCCCGTCTACGCCAGGCCCGCTCCGGCTTCCAATCCGGATGCGACAGCGGAAAAGGTCTACTTCACCTCGGCGCCGGCGCCGACAAACCTCGAGAAGTTCCAGTTTGTAGACCCGAAGACGACGACGCTGCATGTGTCCACCCGGACCGATGCAAGACCGGCGGAACGCGGCCGCTGGGCGATCCAGGTCGGCGCCTTCAACTCAAAGAGCCTTGCCGAGACCCAGGTCCAGACCATTGGCCGGCGCTTCGCGTCCCTGACCAGATCGGCGGCGCCGGTTGTCTCAGAGGCCGGACGAAAGCTCTGGAAGGCGCAGTTCAAGGGCTTCGACGAGGCTGCAGCCCGCGCTGCCTGCCGCACGCTCAAGGAAAAGCGCCAGGCGTGCCTGGTGGTTGATCCAGCCGACGGTCAAACCGCCTCCCTGGCGACTACGCCCACCATACGTCGACTGTCAGCTGACTCGTCCCGACTTGCCGAGCAATCGGTCCCGGGCCGCATTGATCTGCGCCGCTAG
- a CDS encoding phasin family protein — MAAAQSAKSTVEQITNAGNSAFKDAVDKSLTALNDVNAHSKKNLEAVIASVTAAAKGAEALTTETLAYSKTAMENQVAAAKSLSSVKSVQELFELQSGFAKTAMESYMTQMGKVSEIMTASMKDAVKPINERVTATVEAFQAAR, encoded by the coding sequence ATGGCTGCCGCCCAATCCGCCAAGTCTACCGTTGAGCAGATCACCAACGCCGGCAATTCCGCTTTCAAGGACGCCGTCGACAAGTCCCTTACCGCGCTGAACGACGTCAACGCGCACTCCAAGAAGAACCTCGAAGCCGTCATCGCTTCGGTTACGGCCGCCGCAAAGGGCGCTGAAGCCCTGACCACCGAGACCCTGGCCTATTCCAAGACCGCCATGGAAAACCAGGTCGCAGCCGCCAAGTCCCTGTCCAGCGTCAAGAGCGTGCAGGAACTGTTCGAACTGCAGTCCGGCTTCGCCAAGACAGCCATGGAGTCCTACATGACCCAGATGGGCAAGGTTTCCGAGATCATGACGGCCTCCATGAAGGATGCTGTGAAGCCGATCAACGAGCGGGTCACCGCCACGGTCGAAGCCTTCCAGGCCGCCCGCTAA
- a CDS encoding glycerophosphodiester phosphodiesterase, with the protein MKTQFGQAWDLLFHPPVAHRGLWNHEGAPENSLAAFQQACEAGYGIELDVHLSADGEAVVHHDYSVKRMTGLEGRIRDYTADDLGKMKLKGTDEGIPTLLETLALIGHRAMVHVELKTPFGQVGPLEQRVHEILIDHNGPVCVIGFNPYSHAWFAERFPGVLRGLDSWAWSDEQPHLSKEQRQSFARLEQVAIAKPHFLAMSLDTVSDPKVAAYREEGMPVVAWTVRDPAAWETVKPYCDNLIFEGFRA; encoded by the coding sequence GTGAAGACGCAGTTCGGTCAGGCCTGGGATCTCCTGTTTCATCCCCCTGTCGCCCATCGGGGCCTCTGGAACCATGAAGGCGCCCCTGAGAATTCCCTGGCGGCCTTCCAGCAGGCCTGCGAGGCCGGCTACGGCATCGAGCTGGATGTACACCTCTCCGCCGATGGCGAGGCGGTCGTGCACCACGACTACAGCGTCAAGCGGATGACCGGCCTTGAGGGGCGCATTCGAGACTATACCGCAGATGACCTCGGCAAGATGAAACTCAAGGGCACGGACGAGGGCATTCCGACCTTGCTGGAGACCCTGGCCCTGATCGGCCACCGGGCCATGGTGCATGTCGAACTCAAGACACCCTTCGGCCAGGTCGGTCCGCTGGAGCAGCGGGTTCATGAGATCCTGATTGATCACAATGGTCCGGTCTGTGTCATCGGGTTCAACCCCTATAGCCACGCCTGGTTCGCCGAGCGGTTTCCCGGCGTTCTGAGGGGGCTGGACAGCTGGGCGTGGTCGGATGAGCAACCCCACCTTTCCAAGGAGCAGCGTCAGTCCTTTGCGCGGCTGGAGCAGGTGGCGATCGCCAAACCCCACTTCCTGGCCATGAGCCTTGATACGGTGAGCGACCCGAAGGTCGCGGCCTATCGTGAAGAGGGCATGCCCGTCGTCGCCTGGACCGTGCGCGATCCCGCCGCCTGGGAAACCGTGAAGCCCTATTGCGACAACCTGATCTTCGAGGGTTTCAGGGCGTGA
- a CDS encoding GNAT family N-acetyltransferase, with protein MTLKPAVKVSRRVAEIGREAWDACALNPAYCANPFVMFDFLDAVEVSECAVERQGWGPQHLSVEDEDGRVAAVMPLYVKSHSQGEYIFDHAWADAYERAGGSYYPKLLCAAPFTPATGPRLLVRPGVDREEAWQYLLGGATALCDRYGASSLHINFPTDTEWTWLGEQGLAMREGQQYHWNNQGYADFDAFLDQLSSGRRKTIRRERRDALAEVEVVALTGTDLKEEHWDAFYAFYMDTGSRKWGRPYLNRAFFSHLSQRMADRVLLLMARRQGRWVAGALNLIGDDCLYGRNWGCLEDIPFLHFELCYYQAIEWAIGRGLARVEAGAQGQHKIARGYLPAAVRSAHYIADPLLRGPVEDFVRRERAAVEGEMEWLSEEYSPFKKGD; from the coding sequence GTGACGCTGAAGCCGGCGGTCAAGGTCAGCCGTCGGGTCGCCGAGATCGGCCGTGAGGCCTGGGACGCCTGCGCGCTCAATCCGGCCTATTGCGCCAATCCCTTTGTGATGTTCGATTTCCTGGACGCGGTTGAAGTGTCGGAGTGCGCCGTCGAACGCCAGGGCTGGGGTCCCCAGCATCTCTCCGTCGAGGATGAGGACGGCCGGGTGGCGGCGGTCATGCCCCTGTATGTGAAGTCCCACAGCCAGGGCGAATACATCTTCGACCACGCCTGGGCCGACGCCTATGAGCGGGCAGGGGGCAGTTATTACCCCAAGCTGCTTTGCGCCGCGCCATTTACGCCGGCGACCGGTCCGCGCCTGCTGGTGAGGCCCGGTGTTGATCGGGAGGAGGCCTGGCAGTACCTGCTGGGCGGTGCGACCGCGCTTTGCGACAGGTATGGCGCGTCTTCGCTGCACATCAATTTTCCAACGGACACGGAATGGACCTGGCTGGGCGAGCAGGGCCTGGCCATGCGCGAAGGCCAGCAATACCACTGGAACAACCAGGGCTATGCCGACTTTGACGCCTTCCTCGACCAGCTTTCATCGGGGCGACGAAAGACCATAAGGCGGGAGCGTCGGGACGCCCTGGCGGAGGTCGAGGTGGTCGCCCTCACGGGGACGGACCTTAAGGAAGAGCACTGGGACGCCTTCTACGCCTTCTACATGGACACCGGCTCGCGCAAGTGGGGACGGCCCTATCTCAACCGAGCCTTCTTTTCGCACTTGAGCCAGAGGATGGCGGACCGCGTCCTGCTACTCATGGCCCGGAGGCAGGGCAGGTGGGTGGCTGGCGCCCTGAACCTGATCGGTGACGACTGCCTCTATGGACGCAACTGGGGCTGTCTGGAGGACATTCCCTTCCTGCATTTCGAGCTTTGCTATTACCAGGCCATCGAATGGGCCATAGGCCGCGGGCTCGCCCGGGTTGAAGCCGGCGCCCAGGGACAGCACAAGATCGCCCGGGGTTACCTGCCAGCTGCCGTTCGCTCGGCGCATTATATCGCAGACCCCTTGCTGAGGGGCCCCGTAGAGGACTTCGTGCGGCGGGAGCGTGCTGCGGTGGAAGGCGAGATGGAATGGCTTTCCGAGGAATACTCACCCTTCAAGAAGGGCGACTAA
- a CDS encoding HIT family protein produces MSLDGQYDPSNIFARILRGEMPSAKVYETDDVYAFMDVFPQTRGHTLVIPKSSQARNFLEESPERLGALMQGVQTVAKAVRAALAPDGVVITQFNGTAAGQTVFHLHFHIIPRWEGQAVGRHASGGMADPEELRSLAAQIAAKIEA; encoded by the coding sequence ATGAGCCTGGACGGTCAGTACGATCCTTCGAACATTTTCGCCAGGATCCTGCGGGGGGAAATGCCCAGCGCCAAGGTCTACGAGACTGATGACGTCTACGCCTTCATGGATGTCTTCCCCCAAACACGGGGCCATACCCTGGTCATTCCGAAGTCGTCGCAGGCCCGGAATTTCCTCGAGGAGTCTCCCGAACGGCTTGGAGCCCTGATGCAGGGCGTGCAGACCGTGGCGAAGGCCGTGCGCGCAGCACTTGCTCCCGATGGCGTCGTCATCACCCAGTTCAACGGGACTGCAGCTGGACAGACCGTGTTCCACCTGCATTTCCACATCATTCCGCGTTGGGAAGGTCAGGCTGTTGGCCGGCATGCCAGCGGCGGCATGGCGGACCCCGAAGAACTCCGGAGCCTTGCTGCCCAGATTGCGGCGAAAATCGAGGCCTAG
- a CDS encoding lytic transglycosylase gives MTRLTRWAGAILAIGLSLIAPSTRAAAPQALSPDDALRYTQAFAAVDQGDFVGAALLAVDIGDPSLSGYLNFRQLMHPTAHKSNYAELNAWLSQYSDLPPAERMAQLAARRKAPSDPPLSQPALSGVQWASTILVPPGTGGPFDVDSGRQARLAFYNGDAVRALSLAVATGDRWIAGLAAYRLKSFEQAESNLAALSHDPAEDIWVRAGAAFWAARAAEAVLEKDPKARARNETYLRQAASAPHTFYGMIAERQALMQNLGSALPLETEPRPFRRPPAAKPPVVPEADLIALVRDDLRAHRAAALAQIGRAEESGQELRVGLSLASPETRRKWEALAAALNAELTEDRPIATLSRVSAEPDYPTPALYPSRGFTIPRALVYAIVRQESRFNPGVVSSAGAVGLMQLMPETAVHASGNPRLRDDMSPLFNPSINLRVGQDYVTWLMNQGVGFDLLRTVAAYNGGPATLQKTAQMLGEEDDSLMVIECMPAPETRDYVEKVMAAYWAYRKKFGQDLGTLDMIASGQKYVDARWDEDPPPIAQPAPSPRKAKVRSSSRHRRA, from the coding sequence ATGACGAGACTCACTAGATGGGCGGGCGCGATCCTTGCCATCGGGCTGAGCCTCATTGCGCCTTCGACCCGGGCCGCCGCGCCCCAGGCCCTCTCGCCCGACGACGCCTTGCGCTACACCCAGGCCTTCGCTGCCGTAGACCAGGGCGACTTTGTCGGCGCAGCCCTGCTGGCAGTGGATATCGGCGATCCATCCCTGAGCGGCTATCTCAACTTCCGCCAGTTGATGCATCCGACAGCGCACAAGTCCAACTATGCAGAGCTGAACGCCTGGCTGTCCCAGTACAGTGATCTTCCCCCCGCAGAGCGGATGGCCCAGCTGGCGGCGCGGCGAAAGGCTCCATCAGATCCCCCGCTTTCACAGCCAGCCCTGTCAGGCGTGCAATGGGCTTCAACCATTCTTGTGCCCCCAGGAACCGGAGGGCCGTTTGACGTCGACAGCGGACGCCAGGCCAGGCTCGCCTTCTACAATGGCGACGCCGTGCGCGCCTTGAGCCTTGCTGTCGCGACGGGAGACCGCTGGATTGCAGGCCTGGCGGCCTACCGCCTCAAGTCCTTTGAACAGGCCGAGAGCAATCTCGCCGCACTGTCCCACGATCCTGCCGAGGACATCTGGGTGCGGGCCGGTGCTGCTTTCTGGGCGGCAAGAGCTGCTGAAGCCGTCCTCGAAAAAGACCCCAAGGCCCGGGCGCGCAACGAGACCTATCTGCGACAGGCAGCGTCCGCACCGCATACCTTTTATGGAATGATCGCCGAGCGGCAGGCCCTGATGCAGAACCTGGGCTCGGCCTTGCCCCTTGAAACCGAGCCTCGCCCCTTTAGGCGGCCGCCAGCGGCGAAGCCTCCCGTGGTTCCCGAGGCTGATCTGATCGCCCTGGTTCGTGACGATCTGAGAGCCCACCGCGCAGCAGCCCTGGCGCAGATCGGTCGGGCCGAGGAATCCGGCCAGGAGCTGAGGGTCGGCCTGTCCCTTGCTTCACCTGAAACACGCCGCAAATGGGAAGCCCTGGCAGCCGCCCTGAACGCAGAGCTGACCGAAGACAGGCCGATCGCCACATTGTCCCGCGTGTCCGCTGAGCCCGATTACCCGACACCGGCCCTCTATCCCAGCCGGGGCTTCACCATCCCCAGGGCGCTGGTCTATGCGATTGTGCGCCAGGAAAGCCGGTTCAATCCCGGCGTAGTGTCCTCAGCCGGCGCTGTCGGCCTCATGCAGCTCATGCCCGAAACGGCGGTCCACGCCAGCGGCAATCCCCGCCTGAGGGACGATATGAGCCCGCTCTTCAACCCGAGCATCAACCTGCGGGTGGGCCAGGACTATGTCACCTGGCTGATGAACCAGGGTGTCGGCTTTGACCTCCTCAGGACGGTGGCGGCCTATAATGGCGGACCGGCCACCCTGCAGAAAACGGCGCAGATGCTGGGCGAAGAGGATGACAGCCTGATGGTCATCGAATGCATGCCGGCGCCGGAGACCCGCGACTATGTCGAGAAGGTCATGGCGGCGTACTGGGCCTATCGGAAAAAGTTCGGGCAGGACCTGGGAACGCTCGACATGATCGCTTCCGGCCAGAAATATGTGGACGCCCGATGGGATGAAGACCCGCCTCCTATCGCCCAGCCTGCGCCCAGCCCCAGGAAGGCGAAGGTGCGCAGTTCCAGCCGTCATCGACGAGCCTAG
- a CDS encoding uracil-DNA glycosylase — protein MRLADATAESLLAFWAEAGIDSILLDEPIDRIAAGAVPVVRPAPPQAFPGRQKPAVATQDVSAHVEDARQAAQACQTLEELQAAISAFDGCPLKFQGAKQAVFSRGATEAPIFVVGEGPGQEEDQRGQPFVGRAGQLLDRMFAAVGITDRVFITNSVFWRPPGNRNPTPEEQAVCMPFVERAIALVQPRLLLCVGGPSSKAMLKRDEGILSLRGRWIEWRSSDGQIELPALATLHPAFLLRQPAAKKMAWADLLTLSERLDRPAR, from the coding sequence ATGAGACTTGCCGACGCCACTGCCGAAAGCCTGCTCGCGTTCTGGGCTGAGGCCGGCATTGACTCAATTCTGCTTGATGAGCCGATTGACCGGATCGCCGCAGGGGCGGTTCCGGTTGTTCGCCCGGCCCCGCCTCAGGCCTTCCCTGGGCGACAGAAACCCGCAGTCGCAACGCAGGACGTCTCCGCCCATGTCGAGGACGCCCGGCAGGCGGCGCAGGCATGCCAGACCCTGGAAGAGCTGCAGGCGGCAATATCCGCATTCGATGGCTGTCCCCTGAAGTTTCAGGGCGCCAAGCAGGCGGTTTTCAGTCGCGGCGCGACCGAGGCCCCGATCTTTGTCGTCGGCGAAGGCCCAGGGCAGGAGGAAGATCAGCGCGGCCAGCCCTTCGTGGGACGTGCGGGCCAACTGCTGGACAGGATGTTCGCAGCAGTAGGGATTACCGATCGGGTCTTCATCACCAACTCGGTGTTCTGGCGACCGCCGGGCAACCGGAACCCCACGCCCGAAGAGCAGGCGGTCTGCATGCCCTTCGTCGAGCGGGCCATCGCCCTGGTCCAGCCCAGACTTCTGCTTTGTGTCGGCGGCCCTTCATCGAAGGCCATGCTGAAGCGAGACGAAGGCATTCTGTCCCTCCGCGGCCGCTGGATTGAGTGGCGCAGTTCCGACGGTCAGATCGAGCTCCCCGCCCTGGCCACCCTTCACCCGGCTTTCCTCCTGCGACAGCCCGCCGCCAAGAAAATGGCCTGGGCGGACCTTCTGACCCTGAGCGAGCGTCTCGACCGCCCTGCGCGCTGA
- a CDS encoding electron transfer flavoprotein-ubiquinone oxidoreductase yields MSQAADAIEREAMEYDVVIVGAGPSGLAAAIRLKQLAEAAGTEISVAVLEKGSEVGAHILSGAVIDPSGIQELLPDWKELGVPLETKVSRDKFVMLGPQGALDISFLPFPKWMLNHGNYIASLGNVCRWMGAHAESLGVEIYPGMAASEVVYDEKGAVKGVVAGVFGVGKDGEPGPDYQPGIELHAKYTFIGEGVRGSLSKQLQAKFGLTEGRDAQKFGIGIKELWQVPDANFESGLTQHTFGWPLDNATGGGSFMYHFGDNYVSIGFVVHLNYKNPWISPFDEFQRFKTHPSIRGYLEGGKRIAYGARAITEGGSQSLPQLYFPGGVLLGCSAGMVNVPRIKGSHNAVKSGKLAAEAAFAAITEGRGGDELATYEDAYKTSSIAKELWNVRNFKPLWSKFGTVLGIPLGGLDAMLATILGGWSPWGTLKHGKSDAASTGLAKDYKEIVYPKPDSVLSFDKLSSVFLSATNHDENQPAHLKLKDPSIPISVNLPKYGEPARLFCPAGVYEVLYDEQGENPKFQINFQNCVHCKTCDIKDPSQNINWTTPQGGDGPNYPNM; encoded by the coding sequence ATGAGCCAAGCCGCTGACGCCATCGAACGCGAAGCGATGGAATACGATGTGGTCATCGTTGGCGCGGGGCCATCCGGCCTTGCCGCGGCGATCCGTCTGAAACAACTGGCCGAAGCCGCCGGAACCGAGATTTCGGTGGCCGTGCTCGAAAAGGGCTCCGAGGTCGGCGCACATATCCTGTCGGGCGCCGTGATTGATCCCAGCGGCATTCAGGAACTGCTTCCCGACTGGAAGGAACTGGGCGTTCCGCTTGAAACCAAGGTGAGCCGCGACAAGTTCGTGATGCTGGGCCCGCAAGGCGCGCTGGACATCAGCTTCCTGCCTTTCCCCAAGTGGATGCTGAACCACGGCAACTACATCGCCAGCCTTGGCAATGTCTGCCGCTGGATGGGGGCCCACGCGGAAAGCCTCGGCGTTGAAATCTATCCCGGCATGGCCGCGTCGGAAGTCGTCTATGACGAAAAGGGCGCCGTGAAAGGCGTGGTCGCAGGCGTGTTCGGTGTTGGCAAGGACGGCGAGCCGGGGCCTGACTATCAGCCAGGCATCGAACTGCACGCCAAGTACACCTTCATCGGTGAAGGCGTGCGCGGGTCCCTCTCAAAGCAGCTCCAGGCCAAGTTTGGCCTGACGGAGGGCCGTGACGCCCAGAAGTTCGGCATCGGCATCAAGGAACTCTGGCAGGTGCCGGACGCCAACTTTGAGTCCGGTCTGACCCAGCACACCTTCGGTTGGCCCCTGGACAACGCCACGGGCGGCGGCAGCTTCATGTACCACTTCGGGGACAACTACGTGTCCATCGGCTTTGTGGTGCACCTGAACTACAAGAACCCCTGGATCTCGCCCTTCGACGAATTCCAGCGCTTCAAGACCCATCCTTCCATCCGCGGCTATCTGGAAGGCGGCAAGCGCATCGCCTACGGGGCTCGCGCCATCACGGAAGGCGGATCGCAGTCCCTGCCTCAGCTCTATTTCCCGGGCGGCGTTCTGCTGGGTTGCTCGGCCGGCATGGTCAATGTTCCCCGGATCAAGGGCAGCCACAACGCCGTCAAGAGCGGCAAGCTGGCGGCGGAAGCAGCATTTGCGGCCATCACTGAAGGCCGGGGCGGCGACGAACTGGCGACCTATGAAGATGCCTACAAGACATCTTCCATCGCCAAGGAACTCTGGAACGTCCGCAATTTCAAACCGCTCTGGTCGAAGTTCGGCACAGTGCTGGGCATACCGCTGGGCGGTCTCGACGCCATGCTCGCCACCATTCTTGGCGGATGGTCGCCCTGGGGCACCCTGAAGCATGGCAAGTCCGACGCCGCCTCGACGGGCCTCGCCAAGGACTACAAGGAGATCGTCTATCCCAAGCCCGATAGCGTCCTGTCGTTTGACAAGCTCTCATCGGTCTTCCTGTCGGCGACGAACCACGACGAAAACCAGCCGGCGCACCTGAAGCTGAAGGATCCCTCGATCCCGATCTCGGTGAACCTGCCGAAATACGGTGAGCCGGCGCGTCTGTTCTGTCCGGCGGGGGTCTATGAGGTGCTCTATGACGAGCAGGGCGAGAACCCCAAGTTCCAGATCAACTTCCAGAACTGCGTCCACTGCAAGACCTGCGACATCAAGGATCCGTCGCAGAACATCAACTGGACGACGCCCCAGGGCGGCGACGGCCCGAACTATCCGAACATGTAG
- a CDS encoding 4-(cytidine 5'-diphospho)-2-C-methyl-D-erythritol kinase, whose protein sequence is MAGNCLAPAKVNLFLHVGAPSEDGFHPICSAMVFADVGDLVSLDPRPGLTLSGPFSPGLDAGSDNLVTRAMGALGDHLPKGAGLHLEKRLPIAAGLGGGSSDAGAALRLLRSTYAPEMSDTVLEALAASLGSDGAACLWAKSVLAQGRGERLSPWDLPPDLHGVLVNPRVAVSTAGVYRKYDEMAVFSDTAPPARPDLFVDAEALARWLTKTRNDLQSPALAMEPVISDVLDVLESGPGVLLARMSGSGATCFALCSDRRRAEILASRVSQGHPDWWVQACSFN, encoded by the coding sequence ATGGCTGGAAACTGTCTGGCTCCGGCCAAGGTAAACCTGTTCCTTCATGTCGGCGCGCCATCGGAAGATGGCTTCCATCCCATCTGCAGCGCCATGGTCTTTGCTGATGTCGGTGATCTGGTGTCCCTGGACCCGCGTCCGGGCCTGACGCTTTCCGGGCCATTTTCCCCCGGCCTTGATGCTGGAAGCGACAATCTTGTGACCCGGGCCATGGGAGCACTCGGCGACCATTTGCCCAAGGGAGCGGGCCTGCACCTTGAAAAGAGACTCCCGATCGCAGCGGGACTTGGTGGCGGATCCAGCGATGCAGGCGCAGCCCTGCGCCTGTTACGCAGCACCTATGCGCCTGAGATGTCTGATACGGTCCTAGAGGCTCTCGCTGCGAGCCTTGGGTCGGATGGGGCGGCCTGCCTCTGGGCGAAATCGGTGCTGGCGCAAGGCCGGGGCGAGCGCCTCTCACCCTGGGATCTACCCCCGGACCTGCATGGCGTCCTGGTCAATCCACGGGTCGCGGTTTCCACGGCGGGGGTCTATCGGAAGTATGACGAGATGGCCGTCTTCTCCGATACGGCTCCGCCTGCGCGTCCGGATCTCTTCGTCGATGCAGAGGCGCTGGCCCGCTGGCTGACGAAAACGCGGAACGACCTTCAGTCGCCGGCCCTGGCGATGGAGCCGGTCATCAGTGATGTGCTTGATGTGTTGGAGTCTGGCCCCGGCGTCCTTCTGGCCCGCATGTCGGGATCGGGTGCGACCTGCTTCGCCCTCTGCAGTGACAGGAGGCGGGCTGAGATCCTTGCCTCCAGAGTGAGCCAAGGTCACCCCGATTGGTGGGTCCAGGCCTGCAGTTTCAACTGA
- a CDS encoding ammonia channel protein codes for MKLFGMNRLAGLVLAATLAGAPFAASAIAQDAAAPAAAAPAAEAAPAAPEAAPAVAPEAAAPAVAAPEAEAPGPALLPHQVKLELDSAGTAWILTSTVLVLMMTIPGLALFYGGMVRRKNIIATVAQSFAITCLVTVVWMVATYSLAFGTNENEALQPFIGSFKSFFLGGVTVDTAYSAAKGLPEMLWITYQMTFAIITPALICGAFAERMKFSAMLLFMALWSVFVYAPVCHWVWGGGFLSKMGVLDFAGGTVVHINAGVAGLVCALVLGKRKGYGSENMAPSNLVYTMIGASLLWVGWFGFNAGSEWAADGVASAAMLNTQIAAAAAALAWMVVEWIERKKPGMLGLASGAVAGLVAITPAAGFVNPQGALIIGIVAGAICYLGAVWVKRIFKYDDSLDAFGVHGIGGIAGALLTGLLADKTINALGEGANVLTQAKGVVITMAWTAVATLVILYICKFTTGLRVSEEAEVEGLDTSLHGEALHE; via the coding sequence ATGAAACTCTTTGGAATGAACAGGCTGGCGGGACTTGTCCTCGCCGCCACTCTGGCGGGGGCGCCGTTTGCAGCTTCCGCCATAGCGCAGGACGCCGCTGCGCCTGCTGCAGCCGCTCCGGCGGCGGAAGCTGCCCCAGCCGCACCTGAAGCCGCTCCGGCCGTAGCGCCGGAAGCAGCAGCCCCCGCTGTTGCAGCGCCAGAAGCTGAAGCACCTGGACCTGCCCTCCTCCCCCACCAGGTCAAGCTGGAGCTGGACTCTGCCGGCACGGCCTGGATCCTGACCTCAACGGTTCTGGTCCTCATGATGACCATCCCGGGACTGGCGCTGTTCTATGGCGGCATGGTTCGTCGCAAGAACATCATCGCGACCGTGGCCCAGTCCTTCGCCATCACCTGCCTGGTGACCGTGGTCTGGATGGTCGCGACCTACAGCCTCGCCTTCGGCACCAACGAGAATGAAGCCCTGCAGCCGTTCATCGGCAGCTTCAAGAGCTTCTTCCTTGGTGGTGTGACCGTTGATACGGCCTACAGCGCCGCCAAGGGTCTGCCGGAAATGCTCTGGATCACCTACCAGATGACCTTCGCGATCATCACCCCTGCCCTGATCTGCGGCGCCTTTGCCGAGCGTATGAAATTCTCCGCCATGCTTCTGTTCATGGCCCTGTGGTCGGTGTTCGTCTACGCGCCGGTCTGCCACTGGGTCTGGGGCGGCGGCTTCCTCTCGAAGATGGGCGTTCTGGATTTCGCCGGCGGCACCGTCGTGCACATCAATGCCGGTGTAGCCGGTCTGGTCTGCGCCCTGGTCCTCGGCAAGCGCAAGGGCTATGGCAGCGAGAACATGGCTCCCTCCAACCTGGTCTACACCATGATCGGCGCGAGCCTGCTGTGGGTTGGCTGGTTCGGCTTCAACGCCGGGTCGGAATGGGCTGCAGACGGCGTCGCCTCGGCCGCCATGCTGAACACCCAGATCGCAGCTGCAGCCGCAGCTCTGGCCTGGATGGTTGTGGAATGGATCGAGCGCAAGAAGCCCGGCATGCTGGGTCTCGCCTCGGGCGCCGTAGCCGGTCTGGTCGCGATCACCCCTGCCGCCGGCTTCGTCAATCCTCAGGGCGCGCTGATCATCGGCATCGTCGCTGGCGCAATCTGCTACCTCGGCGCAGTCTGGGTGAAGCGTATCTTCAAGTACGACGACAGCCTTGACGCCTTCGGCGTCCACGGCATCGGCGGCATTGCCGGCGCGCTTCTGACCGGCCTCCTCGCTGACAAGACCATCAATGCCCTGGGCGAAGGCGCAAACGTCCTGACCCAGGCCAAGGGTGTCGTCATCACCATGGCCTGGACCGCCGTCGCCACCCTGGTCATCCTCTACATCTGCAAGTTCACAACCGGACTGCGGGTGTCGGAAGAGGCCGAAGTGGAAGGTCTGGACACTTCCCTCCACGGGGAAGCCCTGCACGAATAG